A window from Pleuronectes platessa chromosome 6, fPlePla1.1, whole genome shotgun sequence encodes these proteins:
- the znf385a gene encoding zinc finger protein 385A isoform X2 has product MSEEGATLALSLTHSETHKFTSAGSTHTGPMQLQAPTDMEEQKMDPVQKAVINHTFGVPLVKTKRPVISCNVCQIRFNSESQAEAHYKGNRHARRIKGIETSKSRPQEGDKPHTVPPTCSPSPPGPLSIISDIEPSKADEPRPLSQLNVPLLAPGPLPTLTTPPSTPMDTSVPTVCPLLPNLTPPLIPPSPSPGCGVGSTPSEQLGSGAGAAGAPASGSPSNPETEEDKAKKLLYCSLCKVAVNSLSQLEAHNKGTKHKTILEARSGLGPIKAYPRLGPKPIGEQGGGPVDPNTQERTFHCEICNVRVNSELQLKQHISSRRHRDGMAGKPNPLLSRHKKHRGADLTSTLTFSKDLTKALGAGLLPSPLAVAAAMAAAASSNQMALRVAASAQHAHHHHHLLQGPPLSHAILRPAPGPMRTTHGPILFSPY; this is encoded by the exons ATGAGTGAGGAAGGTGCAACACTAGCTCTGAGTCTCACACATTCTGAGACCCACAAATTCACCTCGGCCGGTAGCACACACACTGGACCAATGCAGCTCCAGGCTCCCACAGACATGGAGGAGCAGAAG ATGGACCCGGTGCAGAAGGCCGTGATCAACCACACCTTTGGAGTTCCTCTGGTCAAAACCAAGCGGCCAGTCATCTCCTGTAACGTCTGCCAGATCCGCTTCAACTCAGAG AGTCAGGCAGAAGCGCATTACAAAGGAAACCGCCACGCCAGGCGAATCAAAGGCATCGAAACCTCCAAGAGTCGTCCTCAGGAGGGGGACAAGCCTCACACTGTGCCCCCCACCTGCTCCCCGTCTCCGCCCGGACCCCTGAGCATCATCTCAGACATTGAGCCCAGCAAAGCGG ATGAACCACGGCCTCTATCACAGTTAAATGTGCCCCTGCTGGCCCCGGGACCCCTTCCCACCCTTACCACTCCACCCAGCACGCCCATGGACACCTCCGTGCCCACAGTGTGCCCCCTCCTGCCCAACCTCACTCCTCCCTTGAtccccccttccccctccccAGGCTGCGGCGTAGGCAGCACCCCCTCGGAGCAGCTGGGATCCGGAGCGGGAGCCGCCGGCGCTCCGGCCTCCGGCAGCCCGTCCAacccagagacagaggaggacaaggCCAAGAAGCTGCTGTACTGCTCACTGTGCAAGGTGGCAGTCAACTCATTGTCACAGCTGGAGGCCCACAACAAag GTACCAAACACAAAACTATCCTGGAGGCACGGAGCGGGCTGGGCCCCATCAAGGCGTATCCTCGCCTGGGCCCCAAGCCCATTGGAGAGCAGGGAGGGGGGCCGGTGGACCCCAACACTCAGGAAAGAACCTTCCACTGTGAGATTTGCAACGTGCGGGTCAACTCCGAACTACAACTCAAACAG CACATATCGAGTCGAAGGCACCGGGACGGCATGGCGGGCAAGCCTAACCCCCTCCTCAGCCGACACAAGAAGCACAGGGGAGCTGATCTGACG TCTACTTTGACCTTCTCCAAGGATCTCACCAAAGCTTTGGGTGCGGGCCTCTTGCCCAGCCCCTTGGCTGTTGCTGCAGCAATGGCCGCTGCAGCATCGTCGAACCAGATGGCCCTTCGAGTGGCAGCTTCCGCCCAACACGcgcaccatcatcatcacctattGCAAGGCCCACCTCTCAGCCACGCCATCCTAAGACCTGCTCCGGGGCCCATGCGCACCACCCACGGGCCAATCCTCTTCTCCCCTTACTGA
- the znf385a gene encoding zinc finger protein 385A isoform X1 produces the protein MILGGINRAGGAVPTFLRTPTMLQPHLDLKPFLQFPMETQHPAHSMNLFHNFSTMDPVQKAVINHTFGVPLVKTKRPVISCNVCQIRFNSESQAEAHYKGNRHARRIKGIETSKSRPQEGDKPHTVPPTCSPSPPGPLSIISDIEPSKADEPRPLSQLNVPLLAPGPLPTLTTPPSTPMDTSVPTVCPLLPNLTPPLIPPSPSPGCGVGSTPSEQLGSGAGAAGAPASGSPSNPETEEDKAKKLLYCSLCKVAVNSLSQLEAHNKGTKHKTILEARSGLGPIKAYPRLGPKPIGEQGGGPVDPNTQERTFHCEICNVRVNSELQLKQHISSRRHRDGMAGKPNPLLSRHKKHRGADLTSTLTFSKDLTKALGAGLLPSPLAVAAAMAAAASSNQMALRVAASAQHAHHHHHLLQGPPLSHAILRPAPGPMRTTHGPILFSPY, from the exons GAGGAATAAACCGGGCCGGGGGGGCGGTGCCGACGTTCCTGCGGACCCCCACGATGCTCCAGCCCCACCTGGACTTGAAGCCCTTCCTGCAGTTCCCCATGGAGACCCAACATCCCGCACACAGCATGAACCTCTTCCACAACTTCAGCACG ATGGACCCGGTGCAGAAGGCCGTGATCAACCACACCTTTGGAGTTCCTCTGGTCAAAACCAAGCGGCCAGTCATCTCCTGTAACGTCTGCCAGATCCGCTTCAACTCAGAG AGTCAGGCAGAAGCGCATTACAAAGGAAACCGCCACGCCAGGCGAATCAAAGGCATCGAAACCTCCAAGAGTCGTCCTCAGGAGGGGGACAAGCCTCACACTGTGCCCCCCACCTGCTCCCCGTCTCCGCCCGGACCCCTGAGCATCATCTCAGACATTGAGCCCAGCAAAGCGG ATGAACCACGGCCTCTATCACAGTTAAATGTGCCCCTGCTGGCCCCGGGACCCCTTCCCACCCTTACCACTCCACCCAGCACGCCCATGGACACCTCCGTGCCCACAGTGTGCCCCCTCCTGCCCAACCTCACTCCTCCCTTGAtccccccttccccctccccAGGCTGCGGCGTAGGCAGCACCCCCTCGGAGCAGCTGGGATCCGGAGCGGGAGCCGCCGGCGCTCCGGCCTCCGGCAGCCCGTCCAacccagagacagaggaggacaaggCCAAGAAGCTGCTGTACTGCTCACTGTGCAAGGTGGCAGTCAACTCATTGTCACAGCTGGAGGCCCACAACAAag GTACCAAACACAAAACTATCCTGGAGGCACGGAGCGGGCTGGGCCCCATCAAGGCGTATCCTCGCCTGGGCCCCAAGCCCATTGGAGAGCAGGGAGGGGGGCCGGTGGACCCCAACACTCAGGAAAGAACCTTCCACTGTGAGATTTGCAACGTGCGGGTCAACTCCGAACTACAACTCAAACAG CACATATCGAGTCGAAGGCACCGGGACGGCATGGCGGGCAAGCCTAACCCCCTCCTCAGCCGACACAAGAAGCACAGGGGAGCTGATCTGACG TCTACTTTGACCTTCTCCAAGGATCTCACCAAAGCTTTGGGTGCGGGCCTCTTGCCCAGCCCCTTGGCTGTTGCTGCAGCAATGGCCGCTGCAGCATCGTCGAACCAGATGGCCCTTCGAGTGGCAGCTTCCGCCCAACACGcgcaccatcatcatcacctattGCAAGGCCCACCTCTCAGCCACGCCATCCTAAGACCTGCTCCGGGGCCCATGCGCACCACCCACGGGCCAATCCTCTTCTCCCCTTACTGA